In Nitrobacteraceae bacterium AZCC 1564, the following proteins share a genomic window:
- a CDS encoding enamine deaminase RidA (YjgF/YER057c/UK114 family) (product_source=COG0251; cath_funfam=3.30.1330.40; cog=COG0251; pfam=PF14588; superfamily=55298) yields the protein MAGTIEQKLSTMGITLHQPNAPVANYVGFVRTGNLLFVSGQVCNNPEGKLIAKGKLGAGVTMEQGVAAARGCAINLLAQVKMALGDLDKVARVVRLGGFVNATPDFLEGPKVLNGASDLMVEVFGEKGRHARTTVGVAALPADAAVEVEAIFEVS from the coding sequence ATGGCAGGAACGATCGAGCAGAAACTGAGCACGATGGGCATCACACTGCATCAGCCCAACGCGCCGGTGGCGAACTATGTCGGCTTTGTCCGCACCGGAAATCTGCTCTTTGTTTCCGGACAGGTCTGCAACAATCCCGAAGGCAAGCTCATCGCCAAGGGCAAGCTAGGCGCCGGCGTGACCATGGAGCAAGGTGTCGCTGCGGCTCGCGGCTGCGCGATCAATCTCCTGGCGCAGGTGAAGATGGCGCTCGGAGATCTCGACAAGGTGGCACGCGTGGTCCGCCTCGGCGGCTTTGTCAACGCCACCCCCGACTTCCTTGAGGGACCGAAGGTGCTCAACGGCGCATCTGACCTGATGGTTGAAGTATTCGGCGAAAAGGGCCGCCATGCCCGCACCACGGTTGGCGTCGCCGCCCTCCCCGCCGATGCTGCAGTGGAAGTGGAAGCAATCTTCGAGGTGTCCTAA
- a CDS encoding hypothetical protein (product_source=Hypo-rule applied; cath_funfam=2.60.40.1140; pfam=PF08904; transmembrane_helix_parts=Inside_1_6,TMhelix_7_29,Outside_30_288), whose amino-acid sequence MRRARGISALGLPVMMSVIMLAPGVGASGAYAAPSVSFLAHQAVYELSLKRTRGNANVNSARGRILYNFSGSECEGYTTEFRQVSQLDTGENKTTLSDLRSTSWEDGQGKKYTFRVDTRMNEGDTTSVDGVAERKGNTVTVKLKQPQAKTFTIEGAVFPTEQVKRIIQAAREGKSLLELVVYDGSDNGEKVYNTLAVIGQPIPGDKPPAVPDATTNNDTFKSQTRWPVTVSYYDQATKPEAGEQTPVYAMSFELYEDGVSRALTLDYNDFVIAGAMDKIDVKQTKPCK is encoded by the coding sequence ATGCGTCGCGCGCGCGGAATTTCAGCACTCGGTTTGCCAGTCATGATGTCTGTCATAATGCTCGCGCCGGGCGTCGGCGCCAGCGGGGCATATGCTGCGCCCAGCGTGTCGTTTCTGGCGCATCAGGCCGTGTACGAGCTGAGCCTGAAACGGACGCGCGGCAACGCCAACGTCAACAGCGCGCGCGGGCGAATTCTGTACAACTTCTCCGGTAGCGAGTGTGAGGGGTACACAACCGAATTCCGGCAGGTGTCTCAGCTCGACACAGGAGAAAACAAGACCACGCTGAGCGATTTGCGTTCGACCAGTTGGGAGGATGGCCAGGGCAAGAAATACACCTTCAGGGTCGACACCCGCATGAACGAAGGTGACACGACTTCGGTCGATGGCGTTGCGGAGCGCAAAGGCAATACGGTTACGGTCAAGCTGAAGCAGCCGCAGGCGAAAACCTTCACCATTGAGGGAGCGGTATTCCCGACGGAACAGGTGAAGCGGATCATCCAGGCTGCACGTGAAGGGAAGTCGCTTCTTGAACTCGTCGTTTATGACGGGTCGGACAACGGTGAGAAGGTCTACAACACGCTCGCGGTGATCGGGCAGCCGATCCCCGGCGACAAGCCGCCTGCGGTGCCGGATGCCACCACCAACAACGACACGTTCAAATCACAGACGCGCTGGCCGGTGACGGTCAGCTATTACGACCAGGCAACGAAGCCCGAGGCAGGTGAGCAGACGCCGGTCTACGCGATGTCGTTCGAGCTGTATGAGGACGGTGTCTCCCGCGCGCTGACGCTGGACTACAACGATTTCGTCATTGCCGGTGCGATGGACAAGATCGACGTCAAGCAAACCAAGCCTTGCAAATAA
- a CDS encoding DNA polymerase-4 (product_source=KO:K02346; cath_funfam=1.10.150.20,3.30.1490.100,3.30.70.270,4.10.1060.10; cog=COG0389; ko=KO:K02346; pfam=PF00817,PF11799; superfamily=100879,56672) → MSDRPTEGSSGFCRDCLADITARSMRCHACGSPRLIRHRALRQLTLAHIDCDAFYATVEKRDNPDIADKPVIIGGGKRGVVSAACYIARTYGVRSAMPMFKALDLCPDAVVVRPDMAKYVRVGREVRQAMLALTPLVEPLSIDEAFLDLSGTELLHGMIPAKVLARFATQIERDIGITISVGLSVNKFLAKMASDLDKPRGFAAIDPEEATAMMADKPIGFIYGVGPASQDKLSQRGFRLIKDLQRADETDLMKQFGPEGRRLWRLARGMDERKVVPDRGAKTISNETTLESDVRDFATLEKILWRLCEKVSDRLKGGDLSGTTITLKLKTADFRQRTRSQSIQVPTQLANRIFGTAREMLSREIDGTAFRLIGAGVSALRPGAEADDQNLLDRRSAHAERAMDSVRKKFGNAAVIRGIAYEGPAKAE, encoded by the coding sequence TTGAGCGACCGGCCCACCGAGGGTTCGTCAGGGTTCTGCCGCGACTGTCTCGCCGACATCACGGCACGATCCATGCGTTGCCATGCCTGCGGCTCGCCTCGCCTGATCCGCCACCGCGCGTTGCGACAGTTGACCCTCGCTCATATCGATTGTGACGCTTTCTATGCCACCGTCGAGAAGCGCGACAATCCGGATATCGCCGACAAGCCGGTCATCATCGGCGGCGGCAAGCGCGGCGTGGTCTCGGCCGCCTGTTACATCGCGCGCACCTATGGGGTGCGATCGGCGATGCCGATGTTCAAGGCGCTCGACCTCTGCCCCGACGCGGTCGTCGTGCGGCCTGACATGGCCAAGTATGTTCGGGTCGGCCGCGAAGTCCGCCAGGCGATGCTGGCGCTCACGCCGCTGGTCGAACCGCTGTCCATCGACGAAGCGTTTCTCGATTTGAGCGGCACCGAGCTTCTGCATGGCATGATCCCGGCCAAGGTGCTGGCGCGCTTCGCCACGCAGATCGAACGCGACATCGGCATCACCATCTCGGTCGGCCTGTCCGTGAACAAGTTTCTCGCCAAGATGGCCTCCGATCTCGACAAGCCGCGTGGCTTCGCAGCGATCGATCCGGAGGAAGCGACCGCGATGATGGCCGACAAGCCTATCGGCTTCATCTATGGCGTCGGTCCGGCCTCGCAGGACAAACTGTCCCAACGCGGCTTCCGCCTGATTAAGGATCTGCAGCGCGCCGACGAGACCGATCTGATGAAACAGTTCGGCCCTGAAGGTCGGCGGCTGTGGCGGCTTGCCCGCGGCATGGATGAACGCAAGGTGGTGCCGGACCGTGGCGCGAAAACGATTTCCAATGAAACCACGTTGGAAAGCGACGTGCGGGATTTCGCCACACTGGAAAAGATCCTGTGGCGGCTTTGCGAAAAGGTCTCGGACCGCCTCAAGGGCGGCGACCTCTCCGGCACGACCATCACGCTGAAGCTGAAGACGGCGGACTTCCGGCAGCGCACCCGCTCGCAGTCGATTCAGGTGCCCACACAGCTTGCCAATCGCATCTTCGGTACCGCGCGCGAAATGCTGAGCCGTGAGATCGATGGCACCGCCTTCCGCCTGATCGGCGCCGGCGTCAGCGCATTGCGGCCGGGAGCCGAAGCCGACGACCAGAACCTGCTGGATCGCCGTTCTGCGCATGCCGAGCGGGCCATGGACAGTGTGCGCAAGAAATTCGGCAATGCCGCCGTCATCCGCGGCATTGCGTACGAAGGACCAGCAAAGGCGGAGTGA
- a CDS encoding hypothetical protein (product_source=Hypo-rule applied; cath_funfam=4.10.1000.10; pfam=PF12096) — MKKGSANPQEVAEFVAIQALSFLASNPERLGMFLTETGIGPQTLRASASDPKFLAGVLDFIMRDDATVQAFAEQSELTPQAIANAREVLEPRFE, encoded by the coding sequence ATGAAAAAGGGCTCAGCAAACCCGCAGGAAGTGGCTGAATTCGTTGCGATTCAGGCACTATCCTTCCTCGCGTCAAACCCCGAGCGCCTGGGAATGTTCCTGACCGAGACCGGGATCGGCCCACAGACCCTGCGGGCCTCGGCCTCAGACCCGAAGTTCCTGGCGGGCGTGCTCGATTTCATCATGCGTGACGATGCCACGGTGCAGGCGTTTGCCGAACAATCCGAGCTAACGCCACAGGCCATTGCCAACGCGCGAGAGGTGCTGGAACCACGCTTCGAATAA
- a CDS encoding two-component system cell cycle response regulator DivK (product_source=KO:K11443; cath_funfam=3.40.50.2300; cog=COG0784; ko=KO:K11443; pfam=PF00072; smart=SM00448; superfamily=52172) gives MAKTVLIVEDNELNMKLFRDLLEAHGYATVGTRNGVEAVGLARAHRPDLILMDIQLPEISGLDVTRSIKADAELRAIPVVAVTAFAMKGDEERIREGGCEAYLSKPISVGKFIETVRRFIG, from the coding sequence ATGGCGAAAACCGTCCTGATCGTGGAGGACAACGAGCTCAATATGAAGCTCTTTCGCGATCTGTTGGAGGCCCATGGATATGCGACGGTCGGCACACGCAACGGGGTTGAAGCGGTGGGCTTGGCGCGTGCGCATCGCCCTGATTTGATCCTGATGGATATTCAGCTTCCCGAAATTTCTGGCCTCGATGTCACACGTTCGATCAAGGCGGATGCTGAACTGCGCGCCATTCCGGTGGTCGCGGTGACGGCGTTTGCCATGAAGGGTGACGAAGAGCGCATCCGCGAAGGCGGATGCGAGGCCTATCTGTCCAAGCCGATTTCGGTTGGCAAGTTCATCGAGACCGTTCGACGGTTCATCGGTTGA
- a CDS encoding two-component system cell cycle response regulator (product_source=KO:K02488; cath_funfam=3.30.70.270,3.40.50.2300; cog=COG3706; ko=KO:K02488; pfam=PF00072,PF00990; smart=SM00267,SM00448; superfamily=52172,55073; tigrfam=TIGR00254) has product MSARVLVVDDVVANVKLLEARLSAEYFDVVTANCGTQALEICERAECDIVLLDVMMPDIDGFEVCRRLKSNPKTHFIPVVMVTALDSPADRVRGLDAGADDFLTKPVSDVVMIARVRSLTRLKMMTDELRMRAITSHEIGVQAPEREAVADTGMGGRILLVDDRPSSYERLAPVLASEHSVDVEPNPAEALFHAAEGNYDLLIVSLGLENYDGLRLCSQARSLERTRSVPILAIADADNNSRLLRGLEIGVNDYLLRPVDKNELLARARTQVRKRRYTDHLRDNVQNSIEMAITDALTGLHNRRYMETHLATLAEQATARSKPLALMMLDIDYFKSINDQYGHDAGDDVLREFAVRIRKSIRGIDLACRYGGEEFVIVMPETDLHVAGMVAERLRRSIAGEPFSIDKGTRRLDVTISIGIATLEIKGEAISDVLKRADQALYRAKNDGRNRVVAAAA; this is encoded by the coding sequence ATGTCTGCGCGTGTTCTGGTCGTCGACGACGTTGTTGCCAACGTTAAGTTGTTAGAGGCTCGTCTGTCGGCGGAATATTTCGATGTCGTGACCGCGAACTGCGGCACGCAGGCGCTCGAGATCTGCGAGCGTGCGGAATGCGACATTGTGCTGCTCGACGTCATGATGCCCGACATTGATGGCTTCGAGGTCTGCCGGCGGCTCAAGTCGAATCCGAAAACGCATTTCATTCCCGTGGTGATGGTCACCGCGCTCGATAGCCCCGCGGATCGTGTCCGCGGGCTTGATGCGGGCGCTGACGATTTTCTGACCAAACCGGTGTCGGACGTGGTCATGATCGCCCGGGTGCGTTCGCTGACGCGTCTGAAGATGATGACGGACGAACTTCGCATGCGGGCCATCACATCACACGAGATCGGTGTGCAGGCGCCCGAACGGGAAGCCGTTGCCGATACCGGCATGGGTGGCCGCATCCTGCTCGTCGATGACCGGCCATCGTCTTACGAGCGGCTGGCGCCGGTCCTCGCATCCGAGCACAGCGTCGATGTCGAGCCGAATCCGGCGGAAGCCTTGTTCCACGCGGCTGAAGGCAACTACGATCTTCTGATCGTGTCGCTGGGGCTGGAGAATTACGACGGCCTGCGGCTCTGCAGCCAGGCGCGTTCGTTGGAGCGCACCCGTAGCGTGCCGATTCTGGCGATCGCGGATGCCGACAACAATTCGCGGCTGCTGCGCGGGCTTGAGATCGGCGTGAACGACTATCTGCTGCGCCCAGTCGATAAGAACGAGTTGCTCGCCCGCGCGCGCACGCAAGTCCGCAAGCGCCGCTATACCGATCACCTGCGCGACAACGTGCAGAACTCCATCGAAATGGCGATCACCGATGCGCTCACCGGGCTGCACAATCGCCGTTACATGGAAACCCATCTTGCGACGCTCGCGGAGCAGGCGACTGCTCGCTCGAAGCCGCTGGCGCTGATGATGCTGGACATCGACTACTTCAAGTCGATCAACGACCAGTATGGTCACGATGCTGGCGACGATGTGCTGCGGGAATTCGCGGTGCGTATCCGCAAGTCGATCCGGGGCATCGATCTTGCCTGCCGTTATGGCGGAGAAGAGTTCGTCATCGTCATGCCTGAAACAGACCTTCATGTGGCAGGCATGGTGGCGGAACGACTGCGCCGTTCCATTGCGGGTGAACCATTCTCGATCGATAAGGGCACGAGGCGCCTCGATGTGACGATTTCGATCGGCATCGCGACGCTTGAGATCAAGGGTGAGGCGATCAGCGACGTGCTCAAGCGCGCCGATCAGGCGCTCTATCGGGCCAAGAACGACGGGCGCAACCGCGTGGTTGCGGCTGCCGCGTAA
- a CDS encoding class 3 adenylate cyclase (product_source=COG2114; cath_funfam=3.30.70.1230; cog=COG2114; pfam=PF00211,PF00672; smart=SM00028,SM00044,SM00304; superfamily=158472,55073; transmembrane_helix_parts=Outside_1_9,TMhelix_10_32,Inside_33_204,TMhelix_205_227,Outside_228_577), translating into MIRQSIKRQIVGIAVGLIILMAITSVLSMVMSARVAHYLDELTSKYVQAYGHLARMNVRSLEQALALRQMIIAKMQSPPDDATFAERKKVYEAKSTEVEREAGGARALINAIIEDQTTTSDNATLARLDSRIESVSTDIRRYLDQEYDRFFQLLERRDPEELKRSLARIDGLRDDFTAKVEAIRADMLTQVRADSVVTMGHQQQAIVISAIMTALAAILGLVVSVLVSTGITRPVRRLLDGTRAVEAGQFDGEITVTTRDEIGELTGAFNRMVEQLRHNERIRETFGKYIDPQVVKGLIDRPALTASEGQRRVMTVLFCDMKGFTSLSEGMTPQGLVKVMNHYLSTITAPIRSHRGIIDKYIGDAVMAYWGPPFTEDNEQAQLACLAALDMIDRIADLRKEIPELLGVRQVPNQCDLRIGIATGEVVVGSIGSEFMMSYTVMGDTVNLASRLEAANKIYGSRSLVSKATILAAGDAIDVREIDQLVLVGQTMPQLVFEIMGRKGELTPEQLQLRTHYADGLAAYRARQWEEAAQAFNAALEAVPGDGPSMALAARVANFQANPPAHDWNGAWQLDHK; encoded by the coding sequence ATGATCCGTCAGTCGATCAAAAGGCAAATCGTCGGCATCGCCGTTGGGTTGATCATCCTCATGGCGATCACGTCGGTCCTGTCGATGGTGATGTCGGCGAGGGTGGCGCATTATCTTGATGAGCTGACCTCAAAATACGTTCAGGCCTACGGCCACCTCGCGCGGATGAACGTCCGCTCGCTGGAGCAGGCGCTGGCGCTGCGTCAGATGATCATTGCGAAGATGCAGTCGCCGCCTGATGACGCCACGTTTGCTGAACGTAAGAAGGTCTACGAAGCCAAGAGCACTGAGGTCGAGCGCGAGGCCGGCGGCGCGCGTGCGCTGATCAATGCGATCATTGAAGACCAGACAACAACGTCGGACAACGCCACGCTGGCGCGGCTGGACAGCCGCATCGAATCCGTGAGCACTGATATCCGTCGGTATCTCGATCAGGAGTATGACCGGTTCTTCCAGCTTCTCGAGCGCCGGGATCCTGAGGAGCTGAAGCGGTCGCTTGCTCGGATCGATGGACTTCGTGACGACTTCACCGCAAAGGTCGAGGCCATCCGCGCCGATATGTTGACGCAGGTCCGGGCGGACTCCGTCGTCACCATGGGTCATCAGCAGCAGGCGATCGTGATCTCCGCGATCATGACCGCGCTGGCCGCCATTCTGGGGTTGGTGGTGTCCGTTCTCGTCAGCACCGGCATCACCCGGCCGGTACGGCGATTGCTGGATGGTACGCGTGCGGTGGAGGCGGGGCAGTTCGACGGGGAAATCACCGTCACCACACGGGACGAGATCGGCGAATTGACCGGCGCGTTCAATCGCATGGTCGAGCAGTTGCGTCACAACGAGCGCATCCGCGAAACCTTCGGCAAGTATATCGATCCGCAGGTGGTAAAAGGCCTGATCGATCGTCCGGCGCTGACCGCGTCCGAAGGGCAGCGGCGGGTCATGACCGTCCTGTTCTGCGATATGAAAGGGTTCACGAGCCTGAGCGAGGGCATGACGCCGCAGGGGCTCGTCAAGGTGATGAACCATTATCTGTCGACGATCACCGCGCCGATCCGAAGTCACCGAGGCATCATCGACAAATATATCGGCGACGCCGTCATGGCCTATTGGGGGCCTCCGTTCACCGAAGACAACGAGCAGGCGCAACTCGCGTGCCTCGCTGCACTCGACATGATCGATCGTATCGCAGATTTGAGGAAGGAAATTCCCGAACTACTTGGCGTTCGTCAGGTGCCCAATCAATGCGATCTGCGCATCGGCATCGCGACCGGTGAAGTCGTCGTCGGCAGCATCGGCTCCGAATTCATGATGAGCTACACCGTGATGGGTGACACGGTGAACTTGGCCTCCCGTCTCGAAGCGGCCAACAAGATTTATGGCAGCCGCTCACTGGTCTCGAAGGCAACCATCCTCGCGGCAGGTGATGCCATCGATGTGCGCGAGATCGATCAACTGGTGCTGGTGGGACAGACGATGCCGCAACTGGTGTTCGAGATCATGGGGCGCAAAGGCGAGCTCACGCCGGAACAGCTTCAACTGCGAACGCACTACGCGGACGGGCTTGCGGCCTATCGCGCCCGGCAATGGGAAGAAGCGGCTCAGGCCTTCAATGCCGCGCTGGAGGCCGTTCCGGGCGACGGGCCATCGATGGCACTCGCTGCGCGGGTTGCAAACTTCCAGGCCAACCCGCCGGCCCACGACTGGAACGGCGCTTGGCAGCTCGACCATAAATAG
- a CDS encoding NADH dehydrogenase (product_source=KO:K03885; cath_funfam=3.50.50.60; cog=COG1252; ko=KO:K03885; pfam=PF07992; superfamily=51905; transmembrane_helix_parts=Outside_1_378,TMhelix_379_396,Inside_397_433): MASDSGKVATPRHRVVVVGAGFGGLETVYRLAGAAADITMIDRRNHHLFQPLLYQVATASLATSEIAWPVRHLLRNRPEVTTLLATVTGVNAEARHVVLDDGSTVPYDTLVLATGARHAYFGHDEWEPFAPGLKTLEDATTIRRRILYAFERAERESDPQRRAAYLTFVIVGAGPTGVELAGTIAELARVTLPPDFRNIDTRTARVVLIEAGPRVLAGFAEDLSAYAQRSLEELGVDVVLNQAVSDCTADGVICGGKQLDSKTIIWAAGVRASPAAEWLGVPLDRAGRVIVNPDLTVPGHPEIFAVGDTVSINDPEDKPVPGIAPAAKQQGRYVAQVIKARLGGDKAPAPFHYKHDGSLAQIGKRRAVIDFGWIKLRGSLAWWIWGIAHIYFLIGVRNRLSVAISWLWIYTRDQRSARLITQGRGAMEPKKRA, encoded by the coding sequence ATGGCTTCAGATTCCGGAAAAGTCGCGACGCCACGTCACCGTGTGGTTGTGGTTGGCGCAGGCTTCGGCGGCCTTGAGACGGTCTACCGCCTCGCCGGAGCCGCCGCCGACATCACGATGATCGACCGGCGCAATCATCACCTCTTCCAGCCCTTACTCTATCAGGTCGCAACAGCCTCGCTTGCGACGTCGGAGATCGCCTGGCCGGTGCGGCATCTGCTGCGCAACCGGCCGGAAGTCACGACACTGCTGGCGACGGTGACAGGCGTGAACGCCGAGGCGCGTCATGTCGTGCTCGATGACGGCAGCACCGTGCCTTACGACACGCTGGTGCTCGCCACCGGCGCGCGGCACGCCTATTTCGGCCACGACGAATGGGAACCCTTCGCACCGGGCCTCAAGACCCTTGAAGATGCGACGACCATCCGCCGTCGCATCCTCTATGCGTTCGAGCGCGCGGAGCGTGAAAGCGATCCGCAACGCCGTGCAGCGTATCTGACATTCGTCATCGTCGGCGCGGGTCCGACCGGCGTCGAGCTCGCCGGTACGATTGCGGAATTGGCGCGGGTAACGCTGCCGCCGGACTTTCGCAACATCGACACGCGAACGGCGCGCGTTGTCCTCATTGAAGCAGGACCGCGCGTGCTGGCAGGTTTTGCCGAAGATCTCTCGGCCTATGCGCAGCGCTCGCTCGAAGAACTCGGTGTCGACGTCGTGCTCAACCAGGCCGTCTCCGATTGTACTGCCGATGGCGTGATCTGCGGCGGCAAACAGCTGGATTCAAAAACCATCATCTGGGCCGCCGGCGTGAGAGCATCTCCTGCCGCGGAATGGCTCGGCGTACCGCTCGATCGCGCCGGGCGTGTGATCGTCAATCCCGATCTGACGGTACCCGGACATCCGGAAATCTTCGCCGTCGGCGATACGGTGAGCATCAATGATCCGGAGGACAAACCGGTGCCCGGCATTGCGCCTGCGGCCAAGCAGCAAGGGCGCTACGTGGCACAGGTCATCAAGGCGCGTCTGGGCGGAGACAAAGCGCCCGCGCCCTTCCACTACAAACACGATGGCAGCCTCGCCCAGATCGGCAAGCGCCGCGCGGTGATCGATTTCGGCTGGATCAAGCTGCGCGGCTCGCTCGCCTGGTGGATATGGGGCATCGCGCACATCTACTTCCTGATCGGTGTGCGCAACCGGCTCAGCGTCGCGATCAGTTGGCTATGGATCTACACGCGCGATCAGCGCAGCGCCCGGCTGATCACACAGGGACGCGGCGCCATGGAGCCGAAGAAGCGTGCCTGA
- a CDS encoding NADH dehydrogenase (product_source=KO:K03885; cath_funfam=3.50.50.60; cog=COG1252; ko=KO:K03885; pfam=PF07992; superfamily=51905), which yields MTQRILIIGAGFAGMWSALAAARVLDNENRADGSIEIALIAPEPALHLRPRFYEAGAANMKAPLGEIFDEAGVRFIHGRVTRIRTNENEVDVMDHDGRTSTMSYDRLVLAAGSRLFTPDIPGLREHSFNVDQIADAARLEAHINNLASLPDTPGRNTVVIGGGGFTGIETAAEMPARLRATLGDRASIHVIIVEQGDHIGPDLGPGPRPVITQALQDLGVTWRVGTAVTDIDAGGLRISTGERIDSKTVIWTAGARASALTEQIPAERDRFGRLHVDRNLRVIGLDNVFATGDVAYAATDDQGNYALMSCQHALNLGRYAGHNVASDLLGLPALPYTQTRYVTCLDLGPWGAVYTEGWDRAVKLTGAEAKQRKRWINTERIYPPPANRAEALAAADPQRIVVQPGR from the coding sequence ATGACACAGCGCATACTGATCATCGGAGCCGGCTTCGCCGGTATGTGGAGTGCACTCGCCGCGGCCCGCGTGCTCGACAATGAAAACAGGGCAGACGGATCAATCGAGATCGCGCTGATTGCGCCGGAGCCCGCCCTTCATCTTCGCCCCCGCTTTTATGAAGCCGGCGCGGCAAACATGAAGGCTCCGCTCGGCGAGATCTTCGATGAAGCCGGCGTCCGCTTTATCCATGGCCGCGTCACGCGCATCCGCACCAACGAGAATGAAGTCGATGTGATGGACCACGATGGGCGCACCTCGACCATGAGTTATGATCGTCTGGTACTCGCCGCCGGCAGCCGTCTGTTCACCCCGGACATCCCCGGTTTGCGCGAGCACAGCTTCAACGTCGACCAGATTGCCGACGCCGCAAGGCTCGAAGCGCATATCAATAATCTCGCAAGCCTGCCCGACACACCGGGACGCAACACCGTCGTGATAGGCGGCGGCGGTTTCACTGGCATCGAGACGGCTGCGGAAATGCCCGCGCGTTTGCGCGCCACCCTCGGCGATCGCGCAAGTATCCATGTCATCATCGTCGAACAGGGCGACCATATCGGCCCCGATCTCGGGCCGGGTCCGCGGCCGGTCATCACGCAAGCTTTGCAAGATCTCGGCGTCACATGGCGCGTGGGTACGGCCGTGACGGACATCGATGCCGGCGGCCTTCGAATCTCGACTGGAGAACGGATCGACAGCAAGACGGTGATCTGGACCGCAGGCGCACGCGCGAGCGCCCTCACCGAGCAAATTCCCGCTGAGCGCGATCGCTTTGGCCGGCTGCATGTCGACCGCAACCTGCGCGTGATCGGTCTCGACAACGTCTTCGCCACCGGCGATGTCGCGTACGCCGCAACCGACGACCAGGGCAATTACGCATTGATGTCGTGCCAGCATGCGCTGAACCTTGGCCGCTATGCCGGTCACAATGTCGCCTCAGACCTGCTCGGCCTTCCTGCCCTTCCTTATACCCAGACACGGTATGTGACCTGTCTCGATCTGGGGCCCTGGGGCGCGGTCTATACCGAGGGCTGGGATCGCGCGGTCAAGCTGACGGGCGCTGAAGCCAAGCAGCGGAAACGCTGGATCAATACGGAGCGAATTTACCCACCGCCCGCCAATCGCGCTGAAGCGCTTGCCGCCGCGGATCCGCAGCGAATTGTCGTTCAACCAGGCAGATAG
- a CDS encoding Rrf2 family protein (product_source=TIGR00738; cath_funfam=1.10.10.10; cog=COG1959; pfam=PF02082; smart=SM00419; superfamily=46785; tigrfam=TIGR00738) codes for MAHLGSSVEYGLHCLLWLVDSKVAPASSRDLAELQGVSPSFIAKIFPKLEKAGIVKASEGIRGGYRLGRPASDITVLDVVDAIEGKKPLFDCKEIRGLCTLYGEKRPASAAGGICAIHAVMLRAEQSMRDELARTTLAALAATVESKMPPDFPATVQNWFSGRMSARTDARGHSTGPPQETRKRGPT; via the coding sequence ATGGCACATCTGGGAAGCAGCGTCGAATACGGTCTCCACTGCCTGCTCTGGCTGGTGGACTCCAAGGTTGCCCCCGCCAGCAGCCGCGACCTCGCGGAGCTGCAGGGCGTCTCCCCGTCCTTCATTGCGAAAATCTTCCCCAAGCTGGAGAAGGCCGGGATCGTGAAGGCCTCGGAAGGCATCCGCGGCGGCTACCGCCTGGGACGCCCGGCGAGCGACATCACGGTGCTGGACGTGGTCGACGCCATCGAAGGCAAAAAGCCCCTGTTCGACTGCAAGGAGATTCGCGGCCTGTGCACGCTCTATGGTGAAAAGCGACCAGCCTCGGCGGCAGGTGGCATCTGCGCCATTCATGCCGTGATGCTGCGCGCGGAACAGAGCATGCGCGATGAGCTGGCACGTACCACCCTCGCCGCGCTTGCCGCGACGGTTGAAAGCAAGATGCCGCCGGACTTTCCAGCGACGGTGCAGAACTGGTTTTCAGGACGGATGAGTGCGCGCACCGATGCGCGCGGGCACTCGACCGGTCCACCGCAAGAGACGCGGAAACGCGGTCCGACATAA